From Terriglobia bacterium, one genomic window encodes:
- a CDS encoding prepilin-type N-terminal cleavage/methylation domain-containing protein, translating to MRSQRGMTLIELMIALTVLTVGLAALLGLLMTAIASNNRNQLDTGATLAAQAVLESIAAQPGGNDITMTDCAGNVYTVKTAPDNTVTVAPNSSTTVPPGNVDFTQSRSGITTGYSMYYVSCGTGGQQSTYDIRWNIQTIASGTGYSEKLITVGAAQTAAANAQGTSAQAQFLIPVTLRTISATGN from the coding sequence ATGCGCAGTCAGCGGGGCATGACGCTGATCGAGTTGATGATTGCCCTGACGGTACTCACGGTTGGCCTCGCAGCGCTCCTGGGGTTGTTAATGACCGCGATCGCCAGCAATAACCGCAACCAACTCGACACAGGAGCGACTCTTGCGGCACAGGCGGTACTGGAATCCATCGCGGCACAACCTGGTGGAAACGATATAACCATGACCGACTGTGCGGGAAATGTGTACACCGTAAAGACTGCTCCGGATAACACCGTCACGGTTGCTCCGAACAGCAGTACCACGGTGCCGCCCGGCAACGTGGACTTTACTCAGTCTCGCTCGGGCATAACGACTGGATATTCGATGTACTACGTGAGTTGCGGCACCGGCGGACAGCAATCTACGTACGATATTCGTTGGAACATCCAGACAATCGCGAGTGGGACCGGCTATTCGGAAAAGCTGATTACCGTGGGCGCCGCGCAAACAGCAGCTGCGAATGCCCAGGGGACGTCGGCACAGGCGCAATTTCTGATTCCAGTAACACTGCGGACCATCTCGGCGACGGGCAATTGA
- a CDS encoding transketolase: MALLDSKTGKTIRDYSTEELVEQAKIMRGYDLATLCCAGSGHSGGTLSMMDIVAALYLKVANHDPKNPTWEDRDRIIWSGGHKAPALYIGLAFAGFCEKKDTALLRRLSSPFQGHPHWLKLPGVEVSSGSLGQGLSIAVGNAIAAKLDKKDYHVFCIMGDGEQQEGNVWEAAMEAAHYKLDNLVAIIDNNHLQIDGNVADVMNIEPIDTKYEAFGWELIRINGHDIKQVLFGLGEAKRRKNGKPICLLCDTVKGKGVSFMENVAGWHGKAPNKEEMAKGLAELGVADKVPVDELFAHAAAFQKEVDKKLDTKMPKFKKNYWWNAQPETMQVKMKPTRMGFGESLSENGSDPRVVCLGLDISGSITISEFYAKHPERKNRWLSMGIAEQSATAASVGLAKEGKLPVFGTYGTFAAARNLDQIRVSICYGNFNVMIAGAHGGVSVGPDGATHQALEDLFAMCGLPNMNVVVPCDSVETKKATTNLLFDIKGPKYIRFAREATPIVTDENTPFVFGKANVTRFRSENAEFAKAFETKLASEYRNEHEDLTIVACGPMVPEAMRAAWILKKDFGYETRIVNIHTMKPIDSAAIVRAAKETGVVVTAEEHQIGALGWRVASVITESPEVYGTPVITGYIGVKDRFGDSGAPWELVKEFEVSAEHIAQKAVELMKAKKMATEKELVAAK, translated from the coding sequence ATGGCACTGCTCGACTCCAAAACCGGAAAAACTATTCGTGACTACTCGACCGAGGAACTCGTCGAGCAGGCGAAAATCATGCGCGGCTACGACCTTGCAACGCTTTGCTGCGCCGGATCGGGCCACTCCGGCGGCACGCTCTCGATGATGGATATCGTCGCGGCGCTTTATCTCAAGGTCGCGAACCACGACCCAAAGAATCCAACCTGGGAAGACCGCGACCGCATCATCTGGTCGGGCGGACACAAGGCTCCGGCGCTGTACATTGGTCTGGCATTCGCGGGCTTCTGCGAAAAGAAAGATACCGCACTGCTGCGGCGACTCTCATCTCCATTCCAGGGACACCCGCATTGGCTCAAACTGCCGGGTGTCGAGGTATCGTCCGGGTCGCTCGGGCAAGGGCTGTCGATCGCAGTAGGTAACGCTATCGCGGCGAAGCTCGATAAGAAGGACTACCACGTCTTCTGCATCATGGGCGACGGTGAGCAGCAGGAAGGCAACGTTTGGGAAGCCGCCATGGAAGCGGCCCATTACAAACTCGATAACCTCGTAGCCATCATCGACAACAACCACCTGCAGATCGACGGCAACGTGGCCGACGTAATGAACATCGAGCCGATCGATACGAAATACGAAGCTTTCGGCTGGGAACTCATTCGCATCAATGGCCACGACATCAAGCAGGTCCTCTTTGGTCTCGGAGAGGCCAAGCGTCGTAAGAACGGCAAGCCGATCTGCCTGCTCTGCGATACCGTCAAAGGCAAGGGCGTCAGCTTCATGGAGAACGTCGCCGGGTGGCACGGCAAGGCTCCTAATAAAGAAGAGATGGCGAAGGGCTTGGCGGAACTCGGTGTCGCCGACAAGGTCCCGGTAGACGAATTATTCGCGCACGCGGCGGCATTCCAGAAAGAAGTCGACAAGAAGCTCGACACCAAGATGCCAAAGTTTAAGAAGAACTACTGGTGGAACGCGCAGCCCGAGACGATGCAGGTAAAGATGAAGCCGACGCGCATGGGCTTCGGCGAGTCGCTCTCGGAGAACGGCAGCGATCCGCGCGTGGTCTGCCTCGGCCTCGACATCTCCGGTTCGATTACCATCAGCGAGTTCTACGCGAAACATCCGGAGCGGAAGAACCGCTGGCTGTCGATGGGCATCGCGGAGCAGAGCGCAACGGCGGCTTCGGTAGGACTGGCGAAGGAAGGGAAGCTGCCCGTATTCGGCACCTACGGGACGTTTGCCGCGGCACGCAACCTGGACCAGATCCGCGTCTCGATCTGCTATGGCAACTTCAACGTGATGATTGCGGGGGCGCACGGCGGCGTCAGCGTTGGCCCCGACGGCGCAACGCACCAGGCGCTCGAAGACCTGTTCGCCATGTGCGGTCTACCGAACATGAATGTCGTCGTTCCCTGCGACTCTGTGGAGACGAAGAAGGCCACGACGAACCTTCTCTTCGACATCAAGGGACCGAAGTACATCCGCTTCGCGCGGGAAGCGACTCCGATCGTGACGGACGAAAACACGCCATTCGTTTTCGGCAAAGCCAACGTAACCCGTTTCCGCAGCGAGAACGCCGAATTTGCCAAAGCCTTCGAGACGAAGCTCGCGAGCGAGTATCGCAACGAACACGAAGACCTGACGATCGTCGCCTGTGGGCCTATGGTTCCGGAGGCGATGCGCGCAGCGTGGATACTGAAGAAGGATTTTGGTTATGAGACGCGCATAGTGAACATCCACACTATGAAGCCGATCGACTCGGCGGCAATCGTTCGCGCAGCGAAAGAAACGGGCGTGGTCGTCACCGCCGAGGAACACCAGATCGGAGCACTGGGCTGGCGCGTCGCGAGCGTAATCACCGAGAGCCCCGAAGTCTACGGGACGCCCGTGATCACGGGCTACATTGGCGTGAAGGATCGCTTCGGTGACTCCGGCGCGCCGTGGGAACTCGTGAAAGAATTCGAAGTCTCCGCCGAACACATCGCGCAAAAGGCCGTAGAACTCATGAAGGCGAAAAAGATGGCCACGGAAAAGGAACTGGTGGCTGCGAAGTAA
- a CDS encoding type II secretion system protein produces the protein MTKRIRNMNAGFSLLEMVFVVAILMLVMAVVFRQIVLVQKRSRTEETKVDVTQESREFVDQLVRDVHSIGYPTTKMYSSVPTNSSTIAAGMVKAAYDELWFEGDVDGDGYVDVIDYKLQADADGNCPCTISRSQTSKTNVTSMNQSHENYYTAVSGVINSGGADGGASNTPAYTISGTTAAGGSTVSNDTVYSTYKNANLFTYYDALGNEISPADLSTTQGQQNLPQIRSIRINLNVLASRSDLQTGKKPVMSYSAAVRLPNQQ, from the coding sequence ATGACGAAACGAATCCGAAACATGAATGCCGGCTTTTCCCTCCTGGAAATGGTCTTTGTTGTTGCCATTCTGATGCTGGTGATGGCAGTAGTTTTCCGGCAAATCGTGCTCGTACAGAAACGTTCCCGCACAGAAGAAACCAAAGTGGATGTGACGCAGGAATCGCGGGAATTCGTGGACCAGCTCGTACGAGATGTGCACAGTATCGGCTACCCGACAACGAAGATGTACAGCTCAGTCCCGACTAATAGTTCAACAATTGCGGCAGGTATGGTGAAGGCCGCCTATGACGAGCTCTGGTTCGAAGGCGACGTCGACGGCGACGGCTATGTTGATGTTATCGACTACAAACTGCAGGCCGACGCGGATGGGAACTGCCCCTGCACGATTTCGCGAAGCCAAACCAGTAAGACTAACGTTACCTCGATGAATCAGAGTCACGAGAATTACTACACGGCTGTGAGCGGGGTGATCAATAGCGGTGGCGCCGATGGCGGAGCTTCGAATACGCCGGCGTACACGATTTCTGGAACCACCGCTGCCGGCGGTTCCACCGTGTCGAATGACACGGTCTATTCGACATACAAGAATGCGAACCTGTTCACGTATTACGACGCGCTGGGAAACGAGATTTCGCCGGCGGATTTGAGCACAACACAGGGACAGCAGAATCTTCCCCAAATACGTTCAATCCGGATCAACTTAAACGTACTGGCGAGCCGGTCAGACTTACAGACCGGCAAAAAACCAGTGATGTCGTATTCGGCGGCTGTGCGCCTGCCGAACCAACAGTAG
- a CDS encoding cupin domain-containing protein translates to MENLPRKPVSRDTAEHYTWGDGCDGYFLLKRPEVHVIEERMPPGTSEQSHWHDRARQLFYVLEGELTMRFDHGDVRIFRGASLEIEPGTIHQARNETVDDVRFLVISVPPSHGDRKHAGS, encoded by the coding sequence ATGGAAAACCTACCGCGGAAGCCGGTTTCGCGCGACACGGCCGAGCACTACACGTGGGGAGACGGTTGCGACGGGTACTTTCTGCTGAAGCGGCCGGAAGTGCACGTCATCGAGGAGCGGATGCCGCCCGGGACCAGCGAACAGTCGCACTGGCACGACCGCGCGCGCCAGTTGTTCTATGTGCTCGAAGGCGAATTAACGATGCGATTCGATCATGGCGACGTTCGTATTTTTCGCGGGGCCTCGCTCGAAATCGAGCCCGGTACCATCCACCAGGCGAGAAACGAAACCGTCGACGACGTGCGTTTTCTCGTCATTTCCGTGCCGCCGAGCCACGGAGACAGAAAACACGCCGGTAGCTGA
- a CDS encoding prepilin-type N-terminal cleavage/methylation domain-containing protein, with product MQKFEVEGRRGFTLLELVVVVAIMLAIAAYAIPNVLRAMADYKLKNTMMQVAAICQQQRMQAVRTNSTLQVNSAALASALPRGVTAFATGAPTLDPSTFSGSSAYEPEVATVPVQFNSRGLPCVGTASACSNWDTSGKGQQVGFLIYFKMDKTMGGTGWGAITIMPAGRINTWFYDGASYEKM from the coding sequence ATGCAGAAATTCGAAGTGGAAGGTCGGCGTGGATTCACCCTGCTGGAACTGGTCGTGGTAGTTGCGATCATGCTCGCCATTGCAGCTTATGCCATTCCGAACGTGCTCAGGGCGATGGCTGACTACAAGCTGAAGAACACGATGATGCAGGTAGCGGCAATCTGTCAGCAACAGCGAATGCAGGCCGTGCGAACCAACAGCACATTGCAGGTAAACAGTGCGGCACTCGCCAGTGCGCTTCCGAGGGGCGTCACCGCATTCGCCACCGGCGCGCCTACGTTGGACCCAAGTACTTTTTCGGGTTCAAGTGCTTATGAACCCGAAGTCGCGACTGTACCTGTTCAGTTCAATTCCCGTGGCCTGCCCTGCGTGGGCACTGCCAGCGCCTGTTCGAACTGGGATACGTCCGGCAAGGGCCAGCAAGTTGGCTTCCTGATCTATTTCAAGATGGACAAAACCATGGGCGGAACCGGCTGGGGAGCTATCACGATTATGCCCGCTGGACGAATCAATACCTGGTTTTATGACGGCGCCAGTTACGAAAAGATGTGA
- a CDS encoding nuclear transport factor 2 family protein, producing the protein MTKSPRYVATFVILCCVITSTACTKWGEKKNANWHQATSGERLVNLFWNDVQHKKWQELDRHVGPEFLGTNQLLTLDKPALLDHLSHLNVDHFQIGEVQTRPAGNDLLVSYVITLRMKSASGPGPEMRLRMLSVWQELKHGWVVVAMSSSPIQ; encoded by the coding sequence ATGACCAAGAGTCCGCGCTACGTCGCAACCTTTGTAATCCTGTGTTGCGTCATCACCTCTACCGCTTGTACCAAGTGGGGCGAGAAGAAGAACGCCAATTGGCACCAGGCGACATCGGGCGAACGGCTCGTCAATCTATTCTGGAACGATGTACAGCATAAGAAATGGCAGGAACTGGACAGGCATGTGGGGCCGGAGTTCCTGGGCACCAACCAGTTGCTCACCTTGGACAAACCGGCGCTGCTCGATCACCTGTCACATCTCAACGTCGATCACTTCCAGATCGGCGAGGTTCAGACCCGTCCGGCCGGCAATGACCTTCTCGTCAGCTACGTCATCACGCTACGAATGAAATCGGCCAGCGGCCCGGGTCCCGAAATGCGGCTGCGAATGCTTTCCGTGTGGCAGGAACTGAAGCATGGCTGGGTCGTAGTCGCCATGTCATCCTCGCCGATACAGTAG
- a CDS encoding radical SAM protein: protein MSTATLSPTAKRSDLKVIQPETTYTGAPIKKLQKGLPKNIESLCPECAKVIPAREFEENGKVMIEKTCPEHGYFKDCVMSDVDIYLKIEEWEFGDNRGLQNPAINKGAESVCPDDCGMCSLHTSHTALANVDLTNRCNLTCPVCFANANAAGYLYEPDMDQIRVMLQALRDEKPVDGRVVQFSGGEPTIHPKFVEILAMAKQMGFTHLQAATNGILFAASQEFTTRCKEAGLSTLYLQFDGVTDDVYRRTRGEPLFEKKMQCIAHCRKAGIKIVFVPTIVKGLNDHELGDILQVAINNVDTVSGISFQPVAFTGRISRRELEEKRFTLTDLAHALADQTGMFNHYDDWFPLSSVTPFSKLKAKLEAREVPTISCHPHCSLGTYMFVDEKSRKAVPVTQFVDIPAMLQDIEELSKKAGSGLMKYYHGSKAWLALHRHFKPEFAPPGLTFQKFLDTLQGLTDKKLGRDGMDGTFTYRTLLVAGMHFMDLYNYDVERVKRCVIHYAAPDGKLYPFCTYNSGPTYREKIEKQFSVPFEAQLKRFGGNGNGCGGC, encoded by the coding sequence TTGAGCACTGCGACTTTATCCCCCACGGCCAAGCGGTCGGATCTGAAAGTGATCCAGCCTGAAACGACTTACACGGGCGCGCCGATAAAGAAACTTCAAAAGGGGCTGCCGAAGAACATCGAGTCGCTGTGCCCCGAATGCGCCAAGGTGATCCCCGCGCGCGAGTTCGAAGAGAACGGGAAGGTCATGATCGAGAAAACCTGCCCCGAGCACGGCTACTTCAAAGACTGCGTCATGTCGGACGTCGACATCTACCTCAAGATTGAGGAATGGGAGTTTGGCGACAACCGTGGCCTGCAGAATCCTGCCATCAACAAGGGCGCCGAGTCAGTCTGCCCAGACGATTGCGGCATGTGCTCGCTGCACACCTCGCACACCGCGCTGGCGAACGTCGACCTGACGAACCGCTGCAACCTGACCTGCCCGGTGTGTTTCGCCAACGCGAACGCCGCAGGGTATCTCTACGAGCCCGATATGGACCAGATTCGGGTGATGCTCCAGGCATTACGCGACGAGAAGCCGGTCGATGGGCGCGTCGTTCAGTTCTCGGGCGGTGAGCCGACCATCCATCCAAAATTTGTTGAGATTCTCGCGATGGCGAAGCAGATGGGCTTCACACATCTTCAGGCGGCGACCAACGGAATCCTCTTCGCCGCGAGCCAGGAATTCACCACGCGCTGCAAAGAAGCCGGCCTCTCCACCTTATATCTGCAATTCGATGGCGTGACCGACGACGTCTATCGCAGGACGCGTGGCGAGCCGCTTTTCGAAAAGAAGATGCAGTGCATCGCGCACTGCCGCAAAGCCGGAATCAAGATCGTCTTCGTGCCGACGATCGTGAAGGGGCTCAACGATCACGAACTCGGCGACATTCTCCAGGTCGCCATCAACAACGTCGACACTGTGAGCGGCATCAGTTTCCAGCCGGTGGCGTTCACTGGCCGCATCTCGCGTCGCGAGCTCGAAGAGAAGCGCTTCACCCTGACCGACCTGGCGCACGCCCTGGCCGACCAGACCGGCATGTTCAATCACTACGACGACTGGTTCCCTCTCTCCAGCGTGACGCCTTTCAGCAAGCTGAAGGCGAAGCTGGAAGCCCGCGAGGTGCCGACCATCAGCTGCCATCCGCACTGCTCGCTCGGCACCTACATGTTCGTGGACGAGAAGTCGCGCAAGGCGGTCCCGGTCACCCAGTTCGTCGATATTCCGGCAATGCTGCAGGATATCGAGGAATTATCCAAGAAAGCGGGCAGTGGGCTCATGAAGTACTACCACGGTTCCAAGGCTTGGTTGGCGCTGCATCGGCATTTCAAGCCGGAGTTCGCGCCACCCGGATTGACCTTTCAGAAGTTCCTCGACACGCTCCAGGGCCTTACCGACAAAAAGCTCGGCCGCGACGGCATGGACGGCACATTCACATACCGCACGCTGCTGGTCGCCGGCATGCACTTCATGGATCTCTACAACTACGACGTCGAGCGCGTGAAGCGATGTGTCATTCACTACGCCGCGCCCGACGGCAAGCTGTACCCGTTCTGCACCTACAACTCGGGTCCGACCTACCGCGAGAAGATCGAGAAGCAGTTCTCGGTTCCCTTCGAAGCGCAGTTGAAGCGGTTCGGCGGAAACGGAAATGGCTGCGGAGGCTGCTGA